Proteins encoded in a region of the Campylobacter concisus ATCC 51562 genome:
- a CDS encoding CTP synthase, producing MAKETKYIFITGGVLSSLGKGIAAASIATLLKNSGLKVSVLKADPYINVDPGTMSPLEHGEVFVTDDGAETDLDLGHYERFLDESLSQDNNFTTGRVYSSVIEKERRGDYLGKTIQVIPHIVGEIVDRIKKAGEGKDVLIVEIGGTVGDIEGLPFLEAIRALRVEVGKKRALNIHLTLVPFIKVAGELKTKPTQHSVGELRRIGITPDIIICRSEMPLNRELKDKIAASCGVEKNCVIESLDSASIYQIPLSFLKQDILTPIAENLGFNELKPDMAKWDSLVKRIIAPTNETTIAFVGKYIDLKESYKSLTEGIIHAGANLDARVNLRWIDSEKIEENNVNELLKDVDGILVAGGFGERGVLGKMQAIKFARENKIPYLGICLGMQLALIEFARDVLGLEDANSMEFNKECKNPIIYLIDSFIDAHGKKQIRTHTSPLGGTMRLGAYNCEIKPKTLLAEIYGNAKSVKERHRHRYEANPKYKEIFEKNGLLVSGESDGLIEAIELKGHPWFVGVQCHPEFTSRLTKPNPVILGFIKASLENVKS from the coding sequence ATGGCAAAAGAGACGAAGTATATTTTTATCACAGGTGGCGTTTTAAGCTCACTTGGAAAAGGCATCGCAGCTGCGTCTATCGCGACTCTTTTAAAAAATTCCGGACTAAAAGTAAGTGTTTTAAAAGCTGATCCATATATCAACGTAGATCCTGGCACGATGAGCCCGCTAGAGCATGGCGAAGTTTTTGTTACAGATGATGGTGCAGAGACAGATTTGGATTTGGGACATTATGAGAGATTTTTAGATGAGAGCCTAAGTCAAGATAATAACTTCACAACGGGTAGAGTTTATAGCTCTGTTATAGAAAAAGAGCGAAGAGGCGATTACCTTGGAAAGACTATTCAAGTGATCCCTCACATCGTTGGTGAGATCGTTGATCGCATCAAAAAAGCAGGCGAGGGCAAAGATGTGCTCATCGTTGAGATCGGTGGAACCGTTGGCGACATCGAGGGACTACCATTTTTAGAGGCGATAAGAGCGCTAAGAGTAGAAGTTGGTAAAAAAAGAGCACTAAATATTCACCTAACGCTTGTACCATTTATCAAAGTAGCTGGCGAGCTAAAGACAAAGCCAACCCAGCATAGCGTAGGCGAGCTAAGACGTATAGGTATAACACCAGACATCATCATCTGCAGATCTGAAATGCCACTAAACCGCGAGCTAAAAGATAAGATCGCAGCAAGCTGTGGTGTTGAGAAAAATTGTGTCATAGAGAGCTTAGACAGCGCAAGTATCTATCAAATCCCACTTTCATTTTTAAAGCAAGACATACTAACTCCAATCGCTGAAAATTTAGGCTTTAATGAGCTAAAGCCAGACATGGCAAAGTGGGATAGCCTAGTAAAAAGGATAATCGCTCCAACAAATGAAACTACAATAGCATTTGTGGGTAAATATATCGACCTAAAAGAGAGCTACAAGAGCCTAACTGAGGGCATCATTCACGCTGGAGCAAATTTAGACGCTAGGGTAAATTTACGCTGGATAGATAGCGAAAAGATAGAAGAGAACAATGTAAATGAGCTTTTAAAAGACGTTGATGGTATCTTAGTCGCTGGTGGCTTTGGTGAAAGGGGCGTTTTAGGCAAGATGCAAGCTATAAAATTTGCTCGTGAAAATAAGATCCCTTATCTTGGAATTTGCCTTGGTATGCAGCTAGCACTCATTGAGTTTGCAAGGGATGTTTTGGGCTTAGAAGATGCAAATTCTATGGAATTTAACAAAGAGTGTAAAAACCCTATCATTTATCTAATAGATAGCTTTATCGACGCTCACGGCAAAAAACAGATAAGAACGCACACAAGCCCACTTGGCGGCACGATGAGGCTTGGAGCATACAACTGTGAGATAAAACCAAAGACACTTCTAGCTGAAATTTATGGCAATGCAAAGAGCGTAAAAGAGCGTCACCGCCACCGCTACGAGGCAAATCCAAAATATAAAGAAATTTTTGAGAAAAATGGTCTTTTGGTAAGTGGTGAGAGCGATGGACTGATAGAGGCTATCGAGCTAAAAGGCCATCCATGGTTTGTGGGCGTGCAGTGTCACCCTGAATTTACTAGCCGTCTAACTAAACCAAATCCTGTGATATTAGGCTTTATAAAGGCAAGTTTAGAAAACGTCAAATCTTAA
- a CDS encoding cytochrome ubiquinol oxidase subunit I, protein MSEMDFVDWSRAQFALTAIYHFLFVPLTLGLSFIIAIMETIYVKTGDKAWLEITKFWLKLFGINFAIGVATGIIMEFEFGTNWANYSWFVGDIFGAPLAIEGLLAFFMESTFFAIMFFGWEKVSKKFHLLSTWLVAIGSNLSALWILIANGWMQYPIGMKFNPDTARMEMENFFEVALNPLGISKFLHTVTSGYTISAIFVIGISAWFLIKKRHILLAKKSIVVASAFGLITSAFLLLSGDESAYFVAQKQPMKLAAMEGLYKGEKNAGLVAAGILNLAKKLGDESEPFLLEIKVPYALGIMANRELDSFTPGINDLLYGNSEHNLISVEEKMAKGKVAIEALKNYKEAKKANDESLMKSSLLNLESNLNFLGYGYLKDAKEAVPPVALTFYSFHIMVALGTYFIALFAITLYLNLSRKYKFENIRAFLWICLFTIPLGYIAAEAGWIVAEVGRQPWVIQDLMTVGVGATNLADSNIKISFILFAVLFTVLLIAEIKIMLKQIKIGFNDHA, encoded by the coding sequence ATGTCTGAGATGGATTTTGTTGATTGGTCTAGGGCTCAGTTTGCGCTGACTGCCATTTACCACTTTTTGTTTGTCCCACTTACTTTGGGGCTAAGTTTTATCATCGCCATTATGGAGACGATATATGTCAAAACTGGCGATAAAGCATGGCTTGAGATAACGAAATTTTGGCTAAAGCTCTTTGGTATAAATTTCGCTATCGGTGTGGCTACTGGCATCATCATGGAGTTTGAGTTTGGTACAAACTGGGCGAATTACAGCTGGTTTGTAGGCGACATCTTTGGCGCTCCTCTTGCGATTGAGGGCTTGCTCGCATTTTTTATGGAAAGTACATTTTTTGCCATTATGTTTTTTGGCTGGGAAAAGGTTAGTAAGAAATTTCACCTGCTTTCAACTTGGCTTGTCGCGATCGGTTCAAATTTAAGCGCGCTTTGGATCTTAATCGCAAATGGCTGGATGCAGTATCCAATAGGCATGAAATTTAACCCAGATACCGCCAGAATGGAGATGGAGAATTTCTTTGAAGTTGCGCTAAATCCTCTTGGCATTAGCAAATTTTTACACACAGTAACTAGCGGCTACACTATCTCGGCCATTTTTGTGATAGGAATTTCTGCTTGGTTTTTAATCAAAAAACGCCACATCTTGCTAGCTAAAAAAAGCATCGTCGTTGCTAGCGCATTTGGCCTTATCACTTCGGCATTTTTGTTACTTAGTGGTGATGAGAGCGCATATTTTGTAGCTCAAAAGCAGCCTATGAAGCTAGCAGCCATGGAGGGACTTTATAAGGGCGAGAAAAACGCTGGTTTAGTTGCCGCTGGTATTTTAAACCTAGCTAAAAAGCTTGGCGACGAGAGCGAGCCATTTTTGCTTGAGATAAAGGTGCCTTACGCACTTGGCATCATGGCAAACAGAGAGCTTGACTCATTTACACCAGGTATAAATGACCTACTTTATGGCAATAGCGAACATAATCTCATTAGCGTTGAAGAAAAGATGGCAAAGGGTAAAGTAGCTATCGAAGCTCTTAAAAACTACAAAGAGGCTAAAAAAGCAAATGACGAGAGCTTGATGAAAAGCTCACTTTTAAATTTAGAGAGCAACCTAAATTTCTTAGGATATGGCTATCTTAAAGACGCAAAAGAAGCTGTGCCACCAGTTGCACTTACATTTTATAGCTTCCATATCATGGTCGCTCTTGGCACTTACTTCATAGCTCTTTTTGCTATCACTCTTTATCTAAATCTCTCAAGAAAATATAAATTTGAAAACATAAGAGCATTTTTGTGGATCTGCCTCTTTACTATACCGCTTGGCTACATCGCAGCTGAAGCTGGCTGGATAGTAGCAGAGGTCGGTCGTCAGCCATGGGTGATACAAGATCTCATGACCGTTGGCGTTGGAGCTACGAATTTAGCAGACTCAAATATCAAAATTTCATTTATATTATTTGCTGTTTTATTTACGGTCTTGCTGATAGCCGAGATCAAGATCATGCTTAAGCAAATAAAGATAGGATTTAACGACCATGCATAG
- a CDS encoding cytochrome d ubiquinol oxidase subunit II, translating into MHSLGLENLQIYWWFIVSLLGGLLVFMMFVQGGQSLIFSLGKDELKKDMLINSIGRKWELTFTTLVMFGGACFAAFPLFYATSFGGAYWVWLAILFCFIIQAVSYEYRKKPDNFLGARTYEIFLFINGSLGVILIGMAVSTFFSGSDFVLNEHNFVEWKTPFRGLEALANPYLYLLGIAMFFLSRIGGCLYLMNNIADGEFIQNARKQLLINTVLFLPFFLGFLAWVLTKDGFAYDANGVVSLMPYKYAINLIEMPIVGILLLVGVVLVLVGIFQGAFTKSIRGIFAYGVGVTLAVTALFLITGLNGTAFYPSFSDLASSLTIKNASSSHYTLGVMAYVSLLVPVVLAYIIVVWRAIDSKKITQDEIKNDHHAY; encoded by the coding sequence ATGCATAGTTTAGGTTTAGAAAATTTACAAATTTATTGGTGGTTTATAGTTAGCCTTCTTGGCGGACTTTTAGTCTTTATGATGTTTGTTCAAGGCGGCCAGTCGCTCATCTTTAGCCTTGGCAAGGACGAGCTTAAAAAAGATATGCTCATAAATTCTATCGGTAGAAAATGGGAGCTTACATTTACGACGCTTGTTATGTTTGGAGGCGCGTGCTTTGCGGCGTTCCCACTATTTTACGCTACTAGCTTTGGTGGTGCCTACTGGGTTTGGCTGGCTATTTTATTTTGCTTTATCATCCAAGCTGTAAGCTACGAGTACCGCAAAAAGCCCGATAACTTCTTAGGCGCTAGAACTTATGAAATTTTCCTTTTCATAAATGGCTCACTTGGCGTTATTCTTATTGGTATGGCTGTTAGTACATTTTTTAGCGGAAGCGACTTTGTGCTAAATGAGCATAATTTTGTCGAGTGGAAGACTCCATTTCGCGGCCTTGAAGCTTTGGCAAATCCTTACTTATACTTGCTTGGCATAGCGATGTTTTTCCTGTCTCGCATAGGTGGCTGCTTATATCTTATGAATAACATCGCTGATGGCGAATTTATACAAAACGCTAGAAAACAGCTACTTATCAACACCGTGCTATTCTTGCCATTTTTTCTAGGATTTCTTGCTTGGGTGCTTACAAAAGACGGCTTTGCATACGACGCAAATGGCGTAGTTAGCCTTATGCCTTACAAATACGCTATAAATTTGATCGAGATGCCTATCGTCGGTATATTGCTTCTTGTTGGCGTTGTTTTGGTACTTGTTGGAATTTTCCAAGGGGCATTTACAAAAAGCATTCGTGGAATTTTTGCTTATGGCGTTGGCGTAACGCTAGCTGTAACCGCGCTATTTTTGATAACAGGACTAAATGGCACTGCATTTTATCCGTCATTTAGCGACCTTGCTAGCTCGCTAACTATCAAAAACGCAAGCTCTAGCCACTATACACTTGGCGTTATGGCCTATGTTAGCTTGCTAGTACCAGTAGTGCTTGCTTATATCATCGTCGTTTGGCGAGCGATAGATAGCAAGAAGATCACACAAGATGAGATCAAAAACGATCATCACGCATACTAA
- a CDS encoding aryl-sulfate sulfotransferase has protein sequence MSKNFLGSVALATVLVSGLSIGITPLEAGVLAHHVKVQGELGSVFINPYDVSPLTAIIDRAGKDIKDIHVKVKGKPDGGIDIDYNVSEHALLTHDGVPIWGLYPDYLNEVVLSYTFNGAKKVETYKIYAQPIVTYSRDFRFSHMQKTRVKKVDPAFKNRLYLINNTITSVYKPLDWKNGGAASWNDFTENYIVDTKGEVRWYLDYQKFYDRSERRVMDGGMMMGFHQLKNGDISFGMAQRYLRYDLMGKEIYNRPLPRGYIDLSHEVMPLKDDHALLRVGKYNYHHKDGKISHTIRDHIIEVDSTGKVVEEWDLNEIFGNNVYRSNLIKALDARAVCLNIDMDAKEIKISDDQPFGDITSTGTGRNWAHVNSISYDESDDSIILSLRHQGIVKIGRDKKVKWILASPEGWSEEFKAKVLTPVDSKGNKIKCENSKCEGEFDWSWTQHTAWLTPRYDNKGSIKHLSVFDNGDARGMEQPAFKEDKYSRAVEYKIDEKKGTVEQTWQFGKERGFDFYSAVTSNVEWQKDKNTYFISSSNVNLLRPDKTIKMVLVEIDPKTNEIKFEMDVDSASRDDVAYRAMVIDPEVFSY, from the coding sequence ATGAGCAAGAATTTCTTAGGTTCTGTTGCCCTTGCGACTGTTTTGGTTAGTGGTCTTAGTATAGGCATCACGCCACTAGAGGCTGGAGTCCTGGCTCATCACGTAAAGGTTCAAGGTGAGCTTGGATCAGTCTTTATAAATCCTTACGACGTATCGCCTCTAACTGCTATCATCGATAGAGCTGGCAAAGACATCAAAGATATCCATGTCAAAGTAAAAGGCAAGCCAGATGGCGGCATCGACATCGACTACAACGTCTCAGAGCATGCCCTGCTTACGCATGATGGCGTGCCTATTTGGGGCCTTTATCCTGACTATCTAAACGAGGTCGTGCTTAGCTACACATTTAATGGAGCTAAAAAGGTAGAAACATATAAAATTTACGCCCAGCCTATCGTCACATATAGCCGTGATTTTAGATTTTCTCACATGCAAAAGACTCGCGTCAAAAAGGTCGATCCTGCCTTTAAAAACAGGCTCTATCTCATAAATAATACAATTACAAGCGTCTATAAACCGCTTGATTGGAAAAATGGTGGAGCTGCTAGCTGGAACGACTTTACCGAAAACTACATCGTAGATACCAAAGGTGAGGTTAGATGGTATCTTGACTATCAGAAATTTTACGACCGCAGCGAGCGCAGAGTGATGGATGGAGGCATGATGATGGGCTTTCATCAGCTAAAAAATGGCGATATCAGCTTTGGTATGGCTCAAAGATATCTAAGATATGACCTTATGGGAAAAGAAATTTACAACCGCCCACTTCCAAGAGGCTACATTGATCTAAGCCATGAAGTTATGCCATTAAAGGATGATCACGCACTTCTTAGGGTTGGCAAATACAACTACCACCACAAAGATGGCAAAATTTCTCACACTATAAGAGACCACATCATCGAGGTCGATAGCACCGGTAAGGTGGTCGAAGAGTGGGATCTAAATGAAATTTTTGGTAACAACGTCTACCGCAGCAACCTCATAAAAGCGCTTGATGCAAGAGCTGTTTGCCTAAATATCGACATGGATGCAAAAGAGATAAAGATAAGCGACGATCAGCCATTTGGCGACATCACCTCTACTGGTACAGGTAGAAACTGGGCTCACGTAAACTCTATCTCATATGATGAGAGCGACGATAGCATCATCCTCTCACTTCGCCACCAAGGCATCGTTAAAATCGGACGTGACAAGAAAGTAAAATGGATACTAGCTTCGCCTGAGGGCTGGAGTGAAGAATTTAAAGCCAAAGTGCTAACTCCAGTCGATAGCAAAGGCAATAAGATAAAATGCGAAAACTCAAAATGCGAGGGCGAATTTGACTGGTCATGGACTCAGCACACCGCATGGCTAACGCCAAGATACGACAACAAAGGCAGCATAAAACACCTAAGTGTCTTTGACAATGGTGACGCAAGGGGCATGGAGCAGCCAGCCTTTAAAGAGGATAAATACTCTCGTGCGGTTGAGTACAAGATAGATGAGAAAAAGGGCACGGTTGAACAAACTTGGCAGTTTGGCAAGGAGCGTGGCTTTGACTTTTATAGCGCAGTTACTAGCAACGTCGAGTGGCAAAAAGATAAAAATACCTACTTCATCTCAAGCTCAAATGTAAATTTGCTCCGTCCTGACAAGACTATCAAAATGGTCTTAGTTGAGATCGATCCAAAGACAAATGAGATCAAATTTGAGATGGATGTGGACTCTGCTTCAAGAGATGATGTTGCTTATAGGGCGATGGTTATTGATCCGGAGGTATTTAGTTATTAG
- a CDS encoding DUF4492 domain-containing protein, protein MIKNYLNIIASLYIEGFKNMKIGKKLWLLIIIKLIIMFGILKAFIFNETLNTKFQTDEEKSEFVIRNLIKE, encoded by the coding sequence ATGATAAAAAACTACCTAAACATCATTGCCTCTTTATATATAGAGGGCTTTAAAAACATGAAAATAGGCAAAAAATTATGGCTTCTCATAATAATAAAGCTTATCATCATGTTTGGAATTTTAAAAGCCTTTATCTTTAACGAGACTCTAAATACCAAATTTCAAACCGACGAAGAAAAAAGCGAATTTGTAATTCGTAATTTAATAAAGGAATAA
- a CDS encoding TonB-dependent receptor domain-containing protein, giving the protein MKISYVLAFALVPNLMLGAEETIDLAPVTVSAKIQKSILDEPTKAQIVGKGAILENGDIAKSLLNLSGFTMERKGGGGSEVYYRSQTAARLPVLIDGSTLNGGCGMRMDTPITYISAQNYSSVRIVKGPQDVRYGALISGGIFFDREIARLSKPSFGGNVSVLGGSFRRFETAADVAAGNELGSLEISGGHYQSGDYKSGDGQKMHTHYKRNSVSLVGTLTPTETTALQLSADLGNGEAAYADRMRDGVQFDRKSFGLKFEQDVGEHRIRLSSYYHQIDHIMDNFTMRPVVPGVGRGKGYSISHPIRDMYGFKLEGELNFDNLTSFIGAGYSQDTFKWRGAGSGMAGVSKAEMDAALSKPHVKERKVTYKTIYTQNEYVLENDYGLFGGLRLDAGERKLLKTHKSRKENLFSGFFRYEKYLQNLTLYAGLGHAQRLPDHWETNKDDNLKLNKERNTQLDFGTVLKDRNYELNANFFVSKMDDYIMIKYNPMGMSSNVFNTDALLYGGEIEGDTLLADMFRLGAGVSYVYGKVTKNAGGLKDGDALPKVSPLTFKLSAGLEKPDWFVKADFYANASQKRAQKGYGDVGGMDLGKSDSFWTLGLSAGYKYKNYQFLLAAENLNDAKYSYHNSKGGYGGGIAGYETIPNGTRLYEPGRSFWAKFKVHF; this is encoded by the coding sequence ATGAAAATTTCTTACGTTTTAGCATTTGCTTTAGTACCAAATTTAATGCTTGGTGCTGAAGAAACGATAGACCTGGCTCCGGTTACCGTTTCCGCAAAGATACAAAAGTCCATTCTTGACGAACCGACAAAGGCTCAAATAGTAGGCAAAGGCGCGATACTAGAAAACGGCGACATTGCTAAATCGCTTTTAAATTTGAGCGGCTTTACGATGGAGCGCAAGGGCGGAGGCGGCAGCGAGGTTTATTACCGCTCGCAGACGGCGGCCAGACTGCCGGTGCTAATCGACGGTAGCACGCTAAACGGCGGCTGCGGCATGCGAATGGATACGCCCATCACTTACATCTCGGCGCAAAATTATAGTTCGGTTCGTATCGTAAAAGGCCCGCAAGACGTCAGATACGGCGCGCTCATTAGCGGTGGTATATTTTTCGATAGAGAGATAGCAAGGCTGTCAAAACCGAGCTTCGGAGGAAACGTAAGCGTGCTGGGCGGCAGTTTTAGAAGATTTGAAACTGCTGCAGACGTAGCGGCGGGCAACGAGCTGGGCAGCTTAGAAATTTCCGGCGGACACTACCAGAGCGGCGATTATAAAAGCGGCGACGGACAGAAAATGCATACGCACTATAAACGCAACAGCGTTTCGCTCGTGGGTACGCTAACGCCCACGGAGACTACTGCATTGCAGCTAAGCGCGGACCTGGGTAATGGAGAAGCGGCGTATGCCGATAGGATGAGAGACGGCGTGCAGTTTGACCGCAAGTCTTTCGGACTAAAATTTGAACAAGACGTCGGCGAGCACAGGATTAGACTAAGCTCGTACTATCATCAAATCGATCACATAATGGACAACTTCACCATGCGTCCGGTGGTACCGGGCGTTGGACGCGGTAAGGGATATAGCATCAGTCACCCGATACGCGATATGTACGGCTTTAAGCTAGAAGGCGAGTTAAATTTCGATAATCTAACCAGCTTCATCGGCGCGGGATACTCTCAAGATACGTTTAAATGGCGAGGCGCCGGAAGCGGTATGGCCGGCGTATCTAAAGCCGAAATGGATGCCGCCCTATCAAAGCCGCACGTAAAAGAGCGTAAGGTAACGTATAAAACGATATACACTCAAAACGAATACGTCCTTGAAAACGACTACGGGCTTTTTGGCGGACTTAGGCTGGACGCGGGCGAGAGAAAACTGTTAAAAACGCATAAGAGTAGGAAAGAAAATTTATTCTCAGGCTTTTTTAGATACGAAAAATATCTGCAAAATTTAACGCTCTACGCAGGACTAGGCCACGCGCAAAGGTTACCGGATCACTGGGAAACGAATAAAGACGATAATCTTAAGCTAAATAAAGAAAGAAACACTCAGCTTGACTTCGGTACCGTGCTAAAAGATAGAAACTACGAGCTAAACGCGAATTTCTTCGTCTCGAAGATGGATGATTACATAATGATAAAGTATAACCCTATGGGTATGTCTTCAAACGTATTTAATACCGATGCTTTACTATACGGCGGCGAGATCGAGGGCGATACGCTACTAGCCGATATGTTTAGGCTGGGGGCGGGCGTATCCTACGTCTACGGCAAAGTGACTAAAAATGCGGGCGGCCTAAAAGACGGCGACGCACTGCCTAAGGTTTCGCCTCTAACGTTTAAACTAAGTGCCGGCCTAGAAAAGCCAGACTGGTTCGTCAAAGCCGATTTCTACGCTAACGCATCGCAAAAACGCGCGCAAAAAGGCTACGGCGACGTGGGCGGTATGGATCTTGGCAAGAGTGATAGCTTCTGGACGCTAGGACTAAGCGCGGGCTATAAATATAAAAATTATCAATTTTTGCTAGCGGCCGAAAATTTAAACGACGCTAAATACTCCTATCATAACTCAAAAGGCGGCTACGGCGGCGGTATCGCAGGATATGAAACTATCCCAAACGGCACGAGGCTTTATGAGCCTGGCAGAAGCTTTTGGGCGAAATTTAAGGTACATTTTTAG
- the recJ gene encoding single-stranded-DNA-specific exonuclease RecJ has product MLNKEDIRNLLAHRFCNDIHKKISEIPTPSALKDIYKGANRIKEAIEKNERIAIVGDYDVDGVVSSVILAEFFDDLGVKDYLVKIPNRFKDGYGLNPEIIDELSADVSLIITVDNGISANDAAIICKEKGIDLIITDHHMPPAVLPEAYAIINPKQEDCNFPNIEICGAEVAWYLVGALKDVCKLNYDMSKFLELLAIAIIADMMELRDMNRMLVRLGICKLNASKRSAFHAIKEFYGKEKFECDDISFLIAPLINSAGRMDDAMNSFNFLRAKSIEEAYNYLDTIIEFNNSRKEEERQLFECSLKDVKEDDEVIITWGEQWHEGVIGIVASRLAKHFAKPAIVFSIDKGRAKGSARSIGKLDILSLIASHENLLTSYGGHKGAAGLTLAPENLVKFKEAVNKSCSCLNMQECKSSDELLGDIMPSEIDFELLEILEFYEPYGQKNPRPVFKIKNALVKNERLIGRDQNHLKLILQKDNKTLEALFFNFTRHARVGEMIDIIFCISKNSFRGLVTPQLLIKEIL; this is encoded by the coding sequence ATGCTAAATAAAGAGGATATAAGGAATTTACTAGCGCATAGATTTTGTAACGACATACATAAAAAAATTAGTGAAATTCCGACACCAAGTGCTTTAAAAGATATATACAAAGGCGCTAATCGCATAAAAGAAGCGATCGAAAAAAACGAGCGCATAGCCATTGTGGGCGATTATGATGTTGATGGTGTTGTTTCGAGCGTAATTTTGGCCGAGTTTTTTGATGATCTTGGCGTGAAAGACTACCTAGTAAAAATTCCAAATAGATTTAAAGATGGATATGGGCTAAATCCTGAGATAATAGACGAACTCTCAGCCGATGTAAGCTTGATTATCACCGTTGATAACGGTATCTCTGCAAACGATGCGGCCATTATCTGTAAAGAAAAAGGCATCGATCTTATCATTACTGATCATCACATGCCTCCAGCTGTTCTTCCAGAAGCTTATGCGATTATTAATCCAAAGCAAGAAGACTGCAACTTCCCAAATATCGAAATTTGTGGCGCTGAGGTCGCTTGGTATTTGGTTGGAGCGTTAAAGGATGTTTGCAAGCTAAACTACGATATGAGCAAATTTCTAGAGCTTTTAGCTATCGCGATAATCGCTGATATGATGGAGCTAAGAGATATGAATAGAATGCTTGTTCGCCTTGGTATTTGCAAGTTAAATGCGTCTAAGCGTTCCGCATTTCATGCTATAAAAGAGTTTTATGGTAAGGAAAAATTTGAGTGCGATGATATTAGCTTTCTTATAGCTCCTCTTATAAATTCAGCCGGACGTATGGACGATGCGATGAATTCATTTAACTTTTTACGTGCTAAAAGTATCGAGGAGGCTTACAACTACCTTGATACCATTATCGAATTTAACAACTCCAGAAAAGAGGAGGAGCGCCAACTCTTTGAGTGCTCGCTAAAGGACGTAAAAGAAGACGATGAAGTCATCATCACTTGGGGTGAGCAGTGGCACGAGGGCGTGATAGGCATCGTAGCTAGCCGCCTAGCAAAGCACTTTGCAAAGCCAGCTATCGTCTTTAGTATAGATAAAGGCCGTGCAAAAGGCAGCGCTAGAAGCATTGGTAAGCTTGATATCTTATCTCTTATAGCAAGCCACGAAAATTTACTAACAAGTTACGGCGGTCATAAAGGAGCGGCTGGACTTACACTTGCGCCTGAAAATTTGGTGAAATTTAAAGAAGCGGTAAATAAAAGTTGCTCATGCCTAAATATGCAAGAGTGCAAAAGCTCGGACGAGCTACTTGGCGATATAATGCCAAGCGAGATAGACTTTGAACTGCTTGAAATTTTAGAATTTTATGAGCCGTACGGACAGAAAAATCCACGTCCAGTCTTTAAAATAAAAAATGCTCTTGTTAAAAACGAAAGACTTATAGGAAGAGATCAAAATCACCTAAAGCTCATCTTGCAAAAGGATAATAAAACACTTGAGGCTCTATTTTTTAACTTTACAAGACACGCTAGAGTGGGCGAGATGATAGATATTATCTTTTGTATATCAAAAAATTCATTCCGCGGACTTGTTACCCCGCAGCTACTCATAAAAGAGATTTTATAA
- a CDS encoding NAD(P)H-dependent oxidoreductase: protein MKTLIILAHPDIQNSVINKRLLQEALKEPQRFSVHDLIQVYRGKSIDAAHEQELIRVHDALVLQFPLHNFSCPPILKSWIDAVMTHSFAYGRGSDGIAGRKVALAVTAGIKKSDYRPQGRYHFSLREVLTPFELAFKYYFHANYRDFFAFYGAEETPGVDYVSSDSEIERGAREYAEFLRNLE, encoded by the coding sequence ATGAAAACCCTAATCATCTTAGCCCACCCTGATATCCAAAACTCAGTCATAAACAAACGCCTTCTGCAAGAGGCTCTCAAAGAGCCGCAGCGCTTTAGTGTTCATGATTTGATACAGGTTTACAGGGGCAAAAGTATCGACGCCGCGCACGAGCAAGAGCTCATCAGAGTCCACGACGCCCTCGTTTTGCAGTTTCCGCTTCACAACTTCTCCTGCCCTCCGATTTTAAAATCATGGATCGACGCGGTGATGACGCATAGTTTTGCCTACGGACGCGGCTCGGACGGCATAGCGGGGCGCAAGGTGGCGCTAGCCGTGACCGCAGGCATCAAAAAGAGCGACTACCGCCCGCAAGGACGCTATCATTTTAGCTTGCGCGAGGTTCTTACGCCGTTTGAGCTTGCGTTTAAATACTATTTTCACGCCAATTACCGCGACTTTTTCGCATTTTATGGCGCCGAGGAGACTCCGGGCGTAGACTACGTATCAAGCGACAGCGAAATAGAACGCGGCGCTAGAGAATACGCGGAGTTTTTGCGAAATTTAGAATAA